Proteins encoded by one window of Streptomyces uncialis:
- a CDS encoding YceI family protein, which produces MNATPAATAPAERTLSTPPPGTWHLDPLHSSIGFVARHLGFVRVHGRFTDAEGTLTITDPVEATTAEVRVATATIDTGVPVRDNHLRSPEFLDADRHPLIGFRGHRVHRTGDGWAMDGDLTVAGVTRPLTLTGQFLGQDVYPFTGGRRLGFTGRATVDRRDFGVSGLPPLPGARIFVGAGVDIELDISMIDHDIQPFNQQLLGRPQAL; this is translated from the coding sequence ATGAACGCCACCCCCGCCGCCACCGCTCCGGCGGAGCGGACCCTCAGCACCCCGCCCCCGGGCACCTGGCACCTCGACCCCCTGCACTCCAGCATCGGCTTCGTCGCCCGCCATCTCGGCTTCGTCCGCGTCCACGGCCGCTTCACCGACGCCGAAGGCACCCTCACCATCACCGACCCCGTCGAGGCGACGACCGCCGAGGTAAGGGTCGCCACCGCCACCATCGACACCGGCGTGCCCGTCCGGGACAACCATCTGCGCTCGCCGGAGTTCCTCGACGCCGACCGGCACCCCCTGATCGGGTTCCGCGGCCACCGGGTCCACCGCACCGGCGACGGCTGGGCCATGGACGGCGACCTCACCGTCGCGGGCGTCACCCGCCCCCTGACCCTCACCGGACAGTTCCTCGGCCAGGACGTCTACCCTTTCACCGGGGGCCGCCGCCTCGGCTTCACCGGCCGCGCCACCGTCGACCGCCGCGACTTCGGCGTCTCGGGACTGCCCCCGCTCCCCGGAGCCCGGATCTTCGTCGGCGCGGGTGTCGACATCGAACTGGACATCAGCATGATCGACCACGACATCCAGCCCTTCAACCAGCAGCTCCTCGGACGCCCCCAGGCTCTCTGA
- a CDS encoding LLM class flavin-dependent oxidoreductase, with the protein MGIPAGSVGINIDPSAAGSAAALRLARLADDSGLDFAGVQDHLYHPEFLDAWTLVTTLAGATSRLTLLPNVANTVLRLPAPLMKAANTLGHLSGGRVVLGVGAGASAPAIAAYGGPQHTPGQAVSAFEEALTVMRAMSDPAQRSVRFDGEHHRVQGARPGPFPERPVPLMVGAYGPRMLRITGRLGDGWLPSNGYAPPERVPGMQRMIDEAAVAAGRDPGAVQRIYNVMGTITAEGAPVSDSKGVVGPPGFWVDTLLRYREELGFDSFLFWPVDGDSETQAALFAEHVAPRIRTATPRGPQQS; encoded by the coding sequence ATGGGCATCCCCGCCGGTTCCGTCGGTATCAACATCGATCCGTCCGCCGCGGGCTCGGCGGCGGCGCTGCGTCTGGCCCGGCTCGCGGACGACTCCGGGCTGGACTTCGCCGGTGTGCAGGACCACCTCTACCATCCGGAGTTCCTGGACGCCTGGACGCTGGTCACCACCCTCGCCGGGGCGACCAGCCGGCTGACCCTGCTGCCGAACGTCGCCAACACCGTCCTCCGGCTCCCGGCACCGCTGATGAAGGCCGCCAACACGCTCGGCCACCTCAGCGGCGGCCGGGTCGTCCTCGGCGTCGGCGCGGGAGCCTCCGCCCCCGCCATCGCCGCCTACGGCGGTCCCCAGCACACCCCCGGCCAGGCCGTCAGCGCCTTCGAGGAGGCCCTGACCGTCATGCGGGCCATGAGCGACCCCGCCCAGCGGTCCGTCCGCTTCGACGGCGAGCACCACCGCGTCCAGGGCGCCCGCCCCGGGCCGTTCCCTGAGCGGCCCGTGCCGCTGATGGTCGGCGCGTACGGGCCGAGGATGCTGCGGATCACCGGCCGTCTCGGCGACGGCTGGCTCCCCAGCAACGGCTACGCGCCACCGGAGCGCGTCCCCGGCATGCAGCGGATGATCGACGAGGCCGCCGTCGCCGCCGGGCGTGACCCCGGGGCCGTCCAGCGGATCTACAACGTCATGGGCACCATCACCGCCGAGGGCGCACCCGTGTCCGACAGCAAGGGCGTCGTCGGCCCGCCCGGCTTCTGGGTGGACACCCTCCTCCGCTACCGCGAGGAGCTGGGCTTCGACTCCTTCCTCTTCTGGCCCGTCGACGGCGACAGCGAGACACAGGCCGCGCTCTTCGCCGAGCACGTCGCCCCCCGTATCCGTACGGCCACTCCGCGAGGACCTCAGCAGTCATGA
- a CDS encoding MarR family winged helix-turn-helix transcriptional regulator gives MEQKALDAWTDLVLAYGRITQAMEREMNRSTGLTLSQYDVLLRLAEAPGGRMRMSDLATSVVYSTGGLTRLLARMDRAGLVERVPSPDDRRVVHAVLTERGRERLAEASRVHLAGIEHHFARHLLPAESGPVADFLQRLHEAADEDGAGRETVGRARGRGPLAGGGGGWTAGGRRRRAEGA, from the coding sequence ATGGAGCAGAAGGCGCTGGATGCCTGGACCGATCTCGTTCTCGCCTATGGGCGGATCACTCAGGCCATGGAGCGGGAGATGAACCGGAGCACCGGCCTCACGCTCTCCCAGTACGACGTACTGCTGCGGCTGGCCGAGGCCCCCGGCGGCCGGATGAGGATGAGTGATCTCGCCACGTCCGTCGTCTACAGCACCGGGGGGCTGACCCGCCTGCTGGCGCGGATGGACCGGGCCGGACTCGTCGAACGGGTGCCTTCCCCCGACGACCGGCGGGTGGTGCACGCGGTCCTCACCGAGCGGGGCCGGGAACGCCTCGCGGAGGCGTCCCGCGTCCACCTGGCCGGGATCGAGCACCATTTCGCCCGGCACCTCCTCCCGGCGGAGTCCGGGCCCGTGGCGGACTTCCTGCAACGGCTCCATGAGGCGGCGGACGAGGACGGCGCCGGGCGCGAGACGGTAGGGCGCGCGCGGGGTCGCGGTCCGCTCGCGGGTGGAGGCGGTGGGTGGACCGCGGGTGGCCGGAGGCGGCGGGCGGAGGGTGCGTAG
- a CDS encoding type I polyketide synthase: MTEVRAELVRPLAEALREHAARTGGRTAFRDGRRSLTWAQLELRTARLAGHLARLGVHRGDRVLLCLPSRVEMVESSLAALRAAAVGVPLDPGASDDELAHVLADSGAVAVVAEAPLLERLTRMAAGRHPLRTRVVVGPVAPPSGASDSGAAGGPDSAVPYEELAGSDGTDAQDPPRDDLGLDEPAWILYTSGTTGARKGAVTSQRAALWSTAAGYAPLLGMSDRDRLLWPLPTHHAYAHSLCVVAVVATGASARLLDRGVDIAETLRSCPSGEPFTMLAGVPATYHLLVSAIRRTGPVPGGLRVCVTAGAPCPTELRASVAELLGAPLLDGYGATETSGKIALARPGAPGPDRVPRPLPGIDVRIAHPVSTDILADGGEGELWVRGPGLMTGYHNRPDDTARVLRDGWYRTGDLGHRTPEGGLRVTGRVGDLIIRGGQNINPVEVEQVLLSCPGVADAAVVGRPHDVLGEVPVAFVVLAAQDPDLGGHDADPAGRDPGFAGQDADLAQQGVDRPGQDSSFAGQETSLAGQDPDPVARDTVLAGLLAACRERLSAFKVPDEIRPSDTLPRTSSGKIRRTVLAARLTGTLARDGARTRAGLRARLLASPAPERRRALLRLVLDATAGSAEGTGTAPDPGQTFADLGLGSLQGVLLRDRLRSATGLDLPATLVFDRPTPDAVAGFLYDALFGAPPRAARPARSGTRGDTQAADEPVAVVAMACRFPGPVDDVRTPEELWRLLADGADATSAFPADRGWDLAALHDPDPDKPGTSVTRRGGFLRRAADFDAAFFGMSPREALATDPQQRLLLETAWEVVERAGLAPTTLRGSDTGVFVGVMHGDYGGRLLHRGGHPQEAHLALGSAGSVASGRIAYTLGLEGPAVTVDTACSSSLVAMDWAARALRSGDCSLAVAGGATVMAGPVPFTAFSRLRALSPDGRCKPFSAAADGTAWGEGVGLVLLERLADARRNNHPVLAVLRGSAVNSDGASNGLTAPSGPAQERLIGQALAAAGLTPADIDAVEAHGTGTPLGDPVEARALLAAYGRDRPADRPLWLGSLKSNLGHTQAAAGVAGVIKTVLAMRHGVLPRTLHLDEPSHGVDWSSGAVKPLTREQPWRPVPGRPRRGAVSAFGIGGTNAHVILEEFAAERDAGEPDGTPDSPHPSPPWQPPYPSLLLSGADAGALRAQARRTAAFLRERPEQPLRDVVFSAATSRAALRCRAAVAADDRAGLLDGLDRLAARTTDPVPVRSRPRLALLFTGQGAARPGLGRELHTAYPVFADSFDALCDRFDAVMTGDRPLRESLWPGPGDATDALDRTDVAQAGLFTFEVALFRLLTSWGVRPDLLAGHSVGELAAAHAAGILTEDDAVELVAARARLMRSLPAGGAMVVLEATEEEATAELARTPAAAGPVAIAAVNSPRSVVVSGQERAVAAVAARFEARGRRTDRLRTSHAFHSPLVEPVLAEFARAVSRATFHEPRIPVVPTLTGRPATGDDLRSPDYWVRHARGTVRFAEAVRHLADEAGVTAFAEVGPGTQLTSAALSTVGEPGDRVFTATTRTGPPEPGTLLAALARLHVHGLPVDWEAVRQASPGPPARRIALPTYPFQRERHWLAEPAPTATGTVDTAAPPHTTGHPVLSATTSLPDTDRLLSTGHLSEAGQPWLRDHVVHGRVLVPATVLADLALHTGAACDLAELEELTLLLPLYLPASGGRVETRVTLGAPDPSGRRTVDLHARPADGDPLGAWTHHATGRLGPRADPPAPAQADEASWPPPDAVPVDLTGAYERLAAEGHAYGPAFRCVRAMWRQGDDLLADVRLPDEAVAEAQRYGLHPALFDAALHASLLLPVSPGRPAGTGRLPFAWRGVSGHATGATALRVRLRPTGDHTVAADLTDPAGRPVLRVTELTTRPVPPDGGTPRPVPAPDGGTPRPEPLYRPHWTPAEPARSAPPVWEVGAPDDLGLAATLSGAGRPASVGGRTPYDGVSVPGEPEPWSPAAGSWTAPSAPALVVVSLAPLGPAVSSGVPGQSDRADAPDLPRRLGQSGPSTPSSPALNGPSGPPGLPGPSAPPGPSAPSAPSSPSAPSGPSGPADPADSPGQAGPADPLGPPRGPVAATHGLVARALELLRDRLSASAPGTRLVLVTRGATGADPDLAAAAVWGLARSAQSEYPGRLTLVDLDGHPDSVHRLPAALATGEPQLAVRAGRVHVPRLIRPAAVEPARAAGFDADGTVLVTGGTGALGALLAGHLAERHGVRRLVLTSRGGPDAPGARLLRERIERTGCRVDIVACDAADRSALAGVIAGCSADLTAVVHAAGTLDDGVLEGQTPERIAAVLRPKVDAAWHLHELTEDLPLSRFVLFSSAAGLLGNPGQAGYAAANAFLDALALHRTARGLPALSLVWGPWAGGEGMAARTGRTDDGVLRAVTAAEGLALFDAALAVGGPVLAPLPLVPRARRPLPLLLRDLLPGPSGLPPTTAVEPGEGRASGEGGGGPVPSGADRMPDGTPGAWHETPGTWQERLTRLPVADRAPALLDLVRETVADVLGHTGAAAVPADRDLTELGLDSLAAVQLRNRMGLFTGLELPVTLLFEVPTCEQLTEHLLTRLSEAAPEAAPEAAPGAAPTAAPGAARTAGPEAAPTRAPHREKAAAGPGGTAGPTGTAKSRSRQTLASLYRRVCATGDVVSAMHLLVTASLAVPGFGLEESAAHALDPIQLAEGQADRPPLVCFPGFSPALGRPWYATLARHFEDERDVLEMRHPAVASGDAPARDWATLVDLHAATLRERLGGRRPVLVGWSMGGCPAHAVAARLAATGTPPAGLVLLDTYHVTPEREAEPWLLAMPARAALAMGPEFETAVDDMALVAFGAYTRMLRGWRPEPPGVPVLLVRAADRPPEADTPGGTSADRAGQAAWPGPCDTSEVPGDHFTIVEEHAATTAQAVRTWTDGLTAPTAPSAPTG, translated from the coding sequence ATGACGGAAGTTCGCGCGGAACTGGTACGCCCCTTGGCCGAGGCGCTGCGGGAGCACGCCGCGCGCACGGGTGGGAGGACCGCCTTCCGTGACGGACGACGTTCGCTGACCTGGGCGCAGTTGGAGCTCCGGACGGCACGCCTCGCGGGGCATCTGGCCCGGCTGGGCGTACACCGCGGGGACCGGGTGCTGCTCTGTCTGCCCAGCCGGGTGGAAATGGTGGAGAGCTCGCTGGCGGCCCTGCGGGCCGCCGCCGTCGGAGTACCGCTGGACCCGGGAGCGTCCGACGACGAACTGGCCCATGTCCTCGCCGACAGCGGCGCGGTGGCGGTCGTCGCCGAGGCCCCGCTGCTCGAACGGCTGACGCGGATGGCGGCCGGGCGGCACCCGCTGCGGACGCGCGTCGTCGTCGGCCCGGTGGCACCGCCGTCCGGGGCATCCGACAGTGGTGCCGCCGGGGGACCCGACAGCGCCGTGCCGTACGAGGAACTCGCCGGGAGCGACGGGACCGACGCGCAGGACCCGCCGCGCGACGACCTCGGTCTGGACGAACCGGCGTGGATCCTCTACACCTCCGGCACCACCGGCGCGCGCAAGGGCGCGGTGACGAGTCAGCGGGCGGCGCTGTGGTCGACCGCCGCGGGCTACGCGCCGCTCCTCGGCATGTCCGACCGGGACCGGCTGCTGTGGCCGCTGCCGACGCACCACGCCTACGCGCATTCGCTGTGCGTCGTCGCGGTGGTCGCCACCGGCGCGAGCGCCCGCCTGCTGGACCGGGGCGTTGACATCGCCGAGACCCTGCGGAGCTGTCCGTCCGGCGAGCCCTTCACGATGCTGGCCGGGGTCCCGGCCACCTACCACCTGCTCGTGAGCGCGATACGACGCACCGGGCCCGTACCCGGCGGCCTCCGGGTGTGCGTCACCGCCGGAGCGCCCTGCCCCACGGAACTGCGCGCCTCGGTGGCGGAGTTGCTGGGCGCGCCCCTGCTGGACGGCTACGGCGCCACCGAGACCAGCGGCAAGATCGCGCTCGCCCGGCCCGGTGCACCCGGCCCGGACCGCGTGCCCCGGCCGCTGCCCGGCATCGACGTCCGGATCGCCCACCCGGTCTCCACGGACATCCTCGCGGACGGCGGCGAGGGTGAGCTCTGGGTGCGTGGTCCCGGCCTGATGACCGGCTACCACAACCGCCCCGACGACACGGCCCGGGTCCTGCGGGACGGCTGGTACCGCACGGGTGACCTCGGCCACCGCACACCGGAGGGCGGCCTGCGGGTCACCGGCCGGGTGGGTGACCTGATCATTCGCGGCGGCCAGAACATCAACCCGGTGGAGGTGGAGCAGGTACTGCTGTCCTGCCCCGGAGTCGCGGACGCGGCGGTCGTCGGCCGCCCCCACGACGTACTGGGGGAGGTCCCGGTGGCGTTCGTCGTCCTCGCGGCACAGGACCCCGACCTCGGCGGGCACGACGCCGACCCCGCTGGGCGGGACCCCGGCTTCGCCGGGCAGGACGCCGACCTCGCCCAGCAGGGCGTCGACCGCCCCGGGCAGGACAGCAGCTTCGCCGGGCAGGAGACCAGCCTCGCCGGGCAGGACCCCGATCCCGTCGCGCGGGACACCGTCCTCGCCGGGCTGCTGGCCGCGTGCCGCGAACGGCTGTCCGCGTTCAAGGTGCCGGACGAGATCCGGCCGAGCGACACCCTGCCCCGCACCTCCTCCGGCAAGATCCGGCGGACCGTGCTCGCCGCCCGGCTGACCGGGACTCTCGCGCGGGACGGTGCGAGGACCCGGGCCGGACTGCGCGCCAGGCTGCTCGCGTCCCCCGCCCCGGAGCGGCGCCGCGCGTTGCTGCGACTCGTCCTCGACGCCACGGCCGGGTCGGCCGAGGGCACCGGCACCGCCCCCGACCCCGGCCAGACCTTCGCCGACCTGGGACTCGGCTCCCTCCAGGGCGTGTTGCTGCGCGACCGGCTGAGGTCGGCCACCGGCCTCGACCTGCCCGCGACCCTGGTCTTCGACCGTCCGACACCCGACGCGGTGGCGGGCTTCCTGTACGACGCGCTGTTCGGTGCCCCGCCCCGGGCGGCACGTCCGGCCCGGTCCGGCACCCGCGGTGACACCCAGGCGGCCGACGAGCCGGTGGCCGTCGTCGCGATGGCCTGCCGCTTCCCGGGCCCCGTGGACGACGTCCGCACCCCGGAGGAGCTGTGGCGGCTGCTCGCCGACGGAGCGGACGCCACCTCCGCGTTCCCCGCCGACCGGGGCTGGGACCTGGCCGCCCTCCACGACCCCGACCCCGACAAGCCGGGCACCTCCGTCACCCGGCGCGGCGGGTTCCTGCGCCGGGCCGCCGACTTCGACGCCGCCTTCTTCGGTATGTCCCCCAGGGAGGCGCTGGCCACCGACCCCCAGCAGCGGCTGCTGCTGGAGACCGCCTGGGAGGTCGTGGAGCGCGCGGGCCTCGCCCCCACCACCCTGCGCGGCAGCGACACCGGCGTCTTCGTCGGGGTGATGCACGGCGACTACGGCGGCCGTCTGCTGCACCGAGGGGGCCACCCGCAGGAGGCCCATCTCGCGCTCGGCTCCGCCGGCAGCGTGGCCTCCGGGCGCATCGCCTACACCCTCGGTCTGGAGGGGCCCGCGGTCACCGTCGACACGGCCTGCTCCTCGTCGCTGGTGGCCATGGACTGGGCGGCGCGGGCGCTGCGCTCGGGGGACTGCTCCCTCGCCGTGGCCGGCGGCGCCACCGTCATGGCCGGTCCGGTGCCGTTCACCGCGTTCAGCAGGCTGCGCGCGCTCTCCCCGGACGGCCGCTGCAAGCCGTTCTCCGCCGCGGCCGACGGAACCGCCTGGGGCGAGGGTGTCGGACTGGTCCTGCTGGAACGGCTCGCCGACGCACGGCGCAACAACCATCCGGTGCTCGCCGTGCTCCGCGGCTCCGCCGTCAACTCGGACGGCGCGTCCAACGGCCTGACCGCGCCCAGCGGACCCGCCCAGGAGCGGCTGATCGGCCAGGCCCTCGCCGCCGCCGGACTCACCCCGGCGGACATCGACGCCGTCGAGGCGCACGGCACCGGAACCCCGCTCGGCGATCCCGTGGAGGCCCGCGCGCTCCTCGCCGCCTACGGACGCGACCGCCCGGCCGACCGGCCCCTGTGGCTCGGATCGCTCAAGTCGAACCTCGGGCACACCCAGGCCGCGGCCGGTGTCGCCGGGGTCATCAAGACCGTGCTGGCGATGCGGCACGGAGTGCTGCCGCGCACGCTGCACCTCGACGAGCCCTCCCACGGCGTCGACTGGTCCTCGGGCGCGGTGAAGCCCCTCACCCGGGAACAGCCGTGGCGGCCCGTCCCCGGTCGGCCCCGCCGCGGCGCCGTGTCGGCCTTCGGCATCGGCGGCACCAACGCCCATGTGATCCTTGAGGAGTTCGCCGCCGAGCGGGACGCGGGAGAACCCGACGGCACCCCGGACTCGCCGCACCCGTCACCCCCGTGGCAGCCGCCGTACCCGTCGCTCCTGCTGTCCGGCGCCGACGCGGGCGCGCTGCGGGCCCAGGCGCGGCGTACGGCCGCGTTCCTCCGGGAGCGGCCCGAACAGCCCCTGCGGGACGTGGTGTTCTCCGCCGCGACCTCACGCGCCGCGCTCCGCTGTCGGGCCGCGGTGGCCGCGGACGACCGCGCCGGCCTGCTCGACGGACTGGACCGGCTCGCCGCCCGGACGACGGACCCGGTACCGGTCCGCTCCCGCCCACGGCTGGCCCTGCTCTTCACCGGGCAGGGCGCCGCACGGCCGGGCCTCGGCCGGGAACTCCACACCGCCTACCCGGTCTTCGCCGACTCCTTCGACGCGCTGTGCGACCGCTTCGACGCCGTCATGACGGGGGACCGGCCGCTGCGCGAGAGCCTGTGGCCCGGACCCGGCGACGCCACCGACGCCCTCGACCGGACCGATGTCGCCCAAGCCGGGCTGTTCACGTTCGAGGTCGCGCTGTTCAGGCTGCTCACCTCCTGGGGCGTGCGGCCCGACCTGCTGGCCGGACACTCCGTCGGTGAGCTGGCCGCGGCGCACGCCGCCGGAATCCTCACCGAGGACGACGCCGTCGAACTGGTCGCCGCGCGAGCCCGGTTGATGCGCAGCCTTCCGGCGGGTGGCGCCATGGTCGTCCTGGAGGCCACGGAGGAGGAGGCGACGGCGGAACTCGCGAGGACCCCGGCCGCCGCCGGGCCGGTGGCGATCGCCGCGGTGAACAGCCCCCGGTCGGTGGTCGTCTCCGGGCAGGAGCGGGCGGTGGCAGCGGTGGCGGCGCGCTTCGAGGCCCGCGGACGCCGTACCGACCGGCTGCGGACCAGTCACGCGTTCCACTCCCCGCTGGTCGAACCGGTGCTGGCGGAATTCGCCCGGGCCGTGTCGCGTGCCACCTTCCATGAGCCCCGGATCCCGGTCGTCCCGACCCTCACCGGACGCCCGGCCACCGGCGACGACCTGCGGTCACCGGACTACTGGGTCCGCCACGCCCGTGGCACCGTGCGCTTCGCCGAAGCCGTACGCCACCTCGCGGACGAGGCGGGGGTGACCGCCTTCGCCGAGGTCGGCCCCGGCACCCAGCTCACCTCGGCCGCGCTGAGCACCGTCGGGGAACCGGGGGACCGGGTGTTCACCGCCACGACCAGGACCGGCCCCCCGGAGCCCGGCACGCTTCTGGCGGCGCTCGCCCGGCTGCATGTGCACGGCCTCCCGGTCGACTGGGAGGCCGTCCGGCAGGCGTCCCCGGGCCCGCCCGCCCGGCGGATCGCCCTGCCCACCTACCCCTTCCAGCGCGAACGCCACTGGCTGGCCGAGCCCGCCCCCACCGCTACGGGAACCGTCGACACGGCCGCGCCCCCGCACACCACGGGCCACCCGGTGCTCTCCGCGACGACGAGCCTGCCGGACACGGATCGCCTGCTGAGCACCGGACACCTCTCGGAGGCCGGACAGCCCTGGCTGCGGGACCACGTCGTGCACGGCCGGGTACTGGTCCCCGCCACCGTTCTCGCCGACCTGGCGCTCCACACCGGCGCCGCCTGTGATCTGGCGGAACTTGAGGAGCTGACGCTGCTGCTCCCGCTGTACCTGCCCGCTTCCGGCGGGCGCGTCGAGACGCGGGTGACGCTCGGCGCACCGGACCCGTCCGGCCGCCGGACCGTCGACCTGCACGCGCGCCCCGCGGACGGCGACCCCCTCGGGGCATGGACCCACCACGCCACCGGCCGTCTCGGGCCGCGGGCCGACCCGCCCGCCCCGGCGCAAGCCGACGAGGCGTCCTGGCCACCCCCGGACGCGGTGCCCGTCGACCTCACCGGAGCCTACGAGCGTCTGGCGGCGGAGGGTCACGCGTACGGTCCCGCGTTCCGCTGCGTACGGGCGATGTGGCGCCAGGGCGACGACCTGCTGGCCGACGTACGGCTTCCGGACGAGGCCGTGGCCGAGGCGCAGAGGTACGGCCTTCATCCCGCGCTGTTCGACGCGGCCCTCCACGCGTCGCTGCTGCTCCCCGTGAGCCCGGGACGGCCCGCCGGGACCGGTCGGCTGCCGTTCGCCTGGCGGGGTGTCAGCGGTCACGCCACCGGGGCCACCGCCCTGCGGGTCCGGCTGCGCCCCACCGGTGACCACACCGTCGCGGCGGACCTCACCGACCCGGCGGGGCGGCCGGTGCTGCGGGTGACGGAACTGACCACCCGCCCGGTACCCCCCGACGGCGGCACCCCCCGCCCGGTACCCGCCCCCGACGGCGGCACCCCCCGCCCCGAACCGCTGTACCGGCCGCACTGGACGCCCGCCGAACCGGCCCGCTCGGCCCCGCCCGTCTGGGAGGTGGGCGCGCCGGACGACCTCGGGCTGGCCGCGACGCTGTCCGGCGCTGGGCGTCCCGCGTCGGTCGGGGGCAGGACCCCGTACGACGGTGTGTCCGTTCCGGGCGAGCCGGAGCCTTGGTCGCCCGCCGCCGGTTCTTGGACGGCACCGTCCGCCCCTGCCCTCGTCGTCGTCTCCCTGGCCCCGCTCGGCCCGGCAGTCTCGTCAGGCGTGCCCGGTCAGTCGGACCGGGCAGACGCGCCCGACCTGCCCCGTCGACTCGGCCAGTCCGGTCCGTCAACCCCGTCCAGCCCAGCGCTGAACGGCCCGTCAGGCCCGCCGGGACTGCCCGGTCCGTCAGCTCCGCCCGGTCCGTCTGCTCCGTCTGCTCCGTCCAGTCCGTCTGCTCCGTCCGGTCCGTCCGGTCCGGCAGATCCGGCAGACTCGCCCGGTCAGGCTGGTCCGGCCGATCCGTTAGGCCCGCCCCGGGGACCGGTCGCCGCCACGCACGGGCTGGTGGCGCGGGCCCTGGAGCTGCTGCGGGACCGGCTGTCCGCGTCGGCCCCGGGAACACGCCTGGTCCTGGTGACCCGGGGTGCCACCGGCGCGGACCCCGACCTGGCCGCCGCCGCGGTCTGGGGGCTGGCGCGCAGCGCCCAGTCCGAGTACCCCGGCCGTCTCACCCTCGTCGACCTCGACGGCCACCCGGATTCGGTGCACCGGCTGCCGGCCGCCCTGGCGACCGGCGAACCCCAGCTCGCCGTGCGCGCGGGCCGGGTGCATGTGCCGCGGCTGATCCGCCCGGCGGCCGTCGAGCCCGCTCGGGCGGCCGGTTTCGACGCGGACGGTACGGTGCTGGTCACCGGTGGGACGGGGGCGCTCGGCGCCCTGCTGGCCGGTCATCTGGCGGAGCGTCACGGGGTACGCCGACTGGTGCTCACCAGCCGCGGCGGCCCGGACGCGCCCGGCGCGCGGCTGCTGCGGGAGCGGATCGAGCGGACCGGCTGCCGGGTCGACATCGTCGCCTGCGACGCCGCCGACCGCTCCGCGCTGGCCGGGGTGATCGCCGGATGCTCCGCCGACCTGACCGCCGTGGTGCACGCGGCGGGGACACTCGACGACGGGGTGCTGGAGGGCCAGACACCCGAGCGGATCGCCGCCGTGCTGCGGCCGAAGGTGGACGCGGCCTGGCATCTGCACGAGCTGACGGAGGATCTGCCCCTGTCACGGTTCGTGCTCTTCTCCTCGGCGGCGGGCCTGCTCGGGAACCCCGGCCAGGCGGGGTACGCCGCCGCGAACGCCTTCCTCGACGCCCTCGCGCTGCACCGGACGGCCCGGGGGCTGCCCGCGCTCTCGCTGGTGTGGGGACCATGGGCGGGCGGCGAGGGGATGGCCGCCCGCACCGGCCGGACGGATGACGGCGTGCTCCGGGCCGTCACCGCGGCCGAGGGCCTGGCGCTGTTCGACGCCGCCCTGGCAGTTGGCGGGCCCGTTCTCGCGCCGCTCCCGCTGGTCCCCCGGGCCCGACGGCCCCTCCCGCTGCTGTTGCGGGACCTGCTGCCCGGTCCGTCCGGCCTTCCGCCGACCACCGCCGTGGAGCCTGGTGAAGGCCGAGCATCCGGTGAGGGCGGGGGAGGGCCGGTCCCGTCCGGCGCCGACCGGATGCCGGACGGGACACCGGGCGCATGGCATGAAACGCCGGGCACGTGGCAAGAACGGCTGACACGGTTGCCCGTCGCCGACCGCGCCCCCGCTCTGCTCGACCTGGTCCGTGAGACGGTCGCCGACGTGCTCGGGCACACCGGCGCGGCCGCCGTACCAGCCGACCGCGACCTCACCGAACTCGGCCTCGACTCGCTGGCCGCCGTCCAACTGCGCAACCGGATGGGCCTGTTCACCGGTCTGGAGCTACCGGTCACCCTCCTCTTCGAGGTCCCCACCTGCGAGCAGCTGACGGAGCATCTACTGACCCGGCTGTCCGAGGCAGCACCCGAGGCAGCACCCGAGGCAGCACCCGGGGCAGCGCCTACGGCAGCACCCGGGGCAGCGCGTACGGCAGGGCCCGAAGCAGCGCCTACGCGTGCGCCGCACCGGGAGAAGGCCGCCGCCGGGCCGGGGGGTACCGCCGGGCCGACGGGTACCGCGAAGTCCCGGTCCCGCCAGACCCTCGCCTCCCTCTACCGCCGGGTGTGCGCGACGGGTGACGTCGTCTCGGCGATGCATCTGCTCGTGACGGCGTCGCTGGCGGTCCCCGGCTTCGGCCTCGAGGAATCCGCCGCGCATGCCCTGGACCCGATCCAATTGGCCGAGGGGCAGGCCGACCGGCCGCCGCTGGTGTGCTTCCCCGGCTTCTCGCCGGCCCTCGGCAGGCCCTGGTACGCCACCCTGGCCCGCCACTTCGAGGACGAGCGGGACGTACTGGAGATGCGGCACCCGGCGGTCGCCTCGGGCGACGCGCCGGCGCGCGACTGGGCGACGCTGGTGGACCTGCACGCGGCCACCCTGCGCGAACGGCTGGGCGGGCGCCGCCCCGTCCTGGTGGGGTGGTCGATGGGCGGCTGCCCGGCCCACGCGGTAGCCGCGCGGCTCGCGGCCACCGGCACACCGCCCGCCGGACTGGTTCTCCTGGACACCTACCACGTGACCCCCGAACGCGAGGCCGAGCCCTGGCTGCTCGCCATGCCCGCCCGCGCGGCCCTGGCCATGGGACCGGAGTTCGAGACAGCGGTGGACGACATGGCACTGGTCGCGTTCGGCGCCTACACGCGGATGCTCCGGGGATGGCGTCCCGAACCGCCGGGCGTGCCCGTCCTACTGGTCCGCGCCGCCGACCGGCCACCCGAGGCGGACACCCCCGGCGGCACCTCCGCCGACCGTGCGGGCCAGGCGGCCTGGCCCGGCCCGTGCGACACCTCGGAGGTCCCGGGCGACCACTTCACGATCGTGGAGGAACACGCCGCCACCACGGCCCAGGCGGTCCGCACCTGGACCGACGGCCTGACAGCCCCCACCGCCCCCTCAGCCCCCACCGGCTGA